The proteins below come from a single Peromyscus maniculatus bairdii isolate BWxNUB_F1_BW_parent chromosome 13, HU_Pman_BW_mat_3.1, whole genome shotgun sequence genomic window:
- the Prss56 gene encoding serine protease 56: MLLALLLLLLLLSPDSQTAHGHPLYTRLSPGTLQVLSAQGTQALQAAQRSAQWAIRRVLMEIQHRLHECQGSGRPRLQAALLRDPPEPGPCGERRQGVANVTRAHSRIVGGNTAPSGSWPWLVRLQLGGQPLCGGVLVAASWVLTAAHCFSGASNELLWTVTLAEGPQGEQAEEVQVNRILPHPKFDPQTFHNDLALVQLWTPVSPEGPARPVCLPQGSREPPAGTPCAIAGWGALFEDGPESEAVREARVPLLSADTCQKALGPGLRPSTMLCAGYLAGGIDSCQGDSGGPLTCSEPGPHPREVLFGVTSWGDGCGEPGKPGVYTRVAVFKDWLQEQMSAAPSTREPSCRELLTWDPREEEPAVDAAGLCAFYARLCPGSERSCARLALQQCLQRRRRCELRSLAHTLLGLLRGAQELLGPRPGLQRGVPVPARSASSLRESPGHNAREQRLYSGSQVAETWFQKPKPERRAETKGCPGLEPLQQKLAGIQRTHAWILQIPAEQLAMNFHEVLADLGSKTLTGLFRAWVRAGLGDQRVVFSGLVGLEPSTLAHSLPRLLVQALNAFRSAFQTEGEPQGPWMGVGQGQKPGKEHHRQLQPLVH, from the exons TTCTGTCTGCCCAGGGGACTCAGGCACTGCAGGCTGCCCAGAGGAGTGCCCAGTGGGCCATAAGGCGTGTGTTGATGGAGATCCAGCACAGACTGCATGAATGCCAAG GCTCTGGACGGCCCAGACTTCAAGCCGCCCTCCTCCGGGACCCACCCGAGCCAG GACCATGCGGTGAAAGGCGCCAGGGCGTTGCCAACGTAACCCGGGCTCACAGCCGTATAGTCGGGGGCAACACGGCTCCATCCGGGTCCTGGCCTTGGCTAGTAAGACTACAACTTGGGGGGCAGCCTCTGTGCGGCGGCGTCCTGGTGGCTGCGTCCTGGGTGCTCACGGCTGCACACTGCTTCTCCGG TGCCTCGAATGAGCTTCTTTGGACTGTAACGCTAGCCGAGGGGCCCCAGGGGGAGCAAGCGGAGGAAGTGCAGGTGAACCGCATCTTGCCCCACCCTAAG TTTGACCCGCAGACCTTTCACAATGACCTGGCTTTGGTACAGCTTTGGACGCCGGTGAGCCCAGAGGGGCCGGCGCGCCCCGTATGCCTACCCCAGGGTTCTAGGGAGCCTCCTGCCGGCACCCCCTGCGCCATCGCAGGCTGGGGCGCCCTCTTCGAAG ACGGACCCGAGTCCGAGGCGGTGAGGGAGGCCCGCGTTCCGCTGCTCAGTGCGGACACCTGTCAAAAGGCCCTGGGGCCTGGGTTGCGTCCCAGCACCATGCTCTGCGCTGGTTACCTGGCAGGGGGCATCGACTCATGCCAG GGTGACTCCGGAGGCCCTTTAACCTGTTCCGAGCCCGGCCCGCACCCCAGAGAGGTCCTCTTTGGAGTCACCTCTTGGGGGGATGGCTGTGGGGAGCCAGGGAAGCCTGGGGTCTACACCCGTGTGGCAGTATTCAAAGACTGGCTGCAGGAGCAGATGAGCG CGGCCCCCTCCACTCGCGAGCCTAGCTGCAGAGAACTTCTAACTTGGGACCCCCGGGAGGAGGAGCCGGCCGTGGATGCCGCGGGGCTCTGCGCCTTCTACGCGCGCCTGTGCCCGGGGTCCGAGCGCTCCTGTGCACGCCTGGCTCTCCAACAGTGTCTGCAGCGCCGCCGGCGGTGCG AGCTGCGGTCTCTGGCTCACACACTGCTCGGCCTGCTGCGGGGCGCGCAAGAGCTGCTCGGTCCCCGGCCGGGGCTGCAACGTGGAGTTCCCGTGCCTGCTCGCTCCGCTTCGTCGCTCCGGGAGTCTCCCGGCCACAATGCCCGCGAACAACGGTTGTACTCAG GATCGCAAGTTGCAGAAACCTGGTTCCAGAAGCCAAAGCCAGAGCGGCGCGCGGAAACAAAGG GCTGCCCTGGGCTGGAGCCCCTGCAACAGAAGTTGGCGGGCATTCAGCGAACACACGCCTGGATCCTACAGATCCCGGCTGAGCAATTGGCCATGAACTTTCACGAG GTGCTGGCAGATCTGGGCTCCAAGACACTGACAGGGCTCTTCAGAGCTTGGGTGAGGGCCGGCTTGGGGGACCAGCGTGTAGTCTTCAGCGGCCTGGTGGGCTTGGAGCCTTCTACACTGGCTCATAGTCTCCCTCGGCTGCTGGTCCAGGCTCTGAACGCCTTCCGCTCAGCTTTCCAGACAGAAggagagccccagggaccctggaTGGGTGTGGGACAGGGACAGAAGCCAGGCAAGGAGCACCACCGCCAACTCCAGCCTCTTGTTCACTGA